From one Equus asinus isolate D_3611 breed Donkey chromosome 5, EquAss-T2T_v2, whole genome shotgun sequence genomic stretch:
- the MAP7D1 gene encoding MAP7 domain-containing protein 1 isoform X1: MESGPHAEPGVGAPPALAARMPPEPRPSPEGDPSPPPPPPPMSALVPDTPPDTPPAMKNATSPKQLPLEPESPSGLVGPRPAPQQEESPFSEVKIRGPTPPATGPRDARPPRRSSQPSPTAVPASDSPPTKQDVKKSGERHKLAKERREERAKYLAAKKAVWLEKEEKAKALREKQLQERRRRLEEQRLKAEQRRAALEERQRQKLEKNKERYEAAIQRSVKKTWAEIRQQRWSWAGALHHSSPGHKTSGSRCSVSAVNLPKHVDSIINKRLSKSSATLWNSPSRNRSLQLSAWESSIVDRLMTPTLSFLARSRSAVTLPRNGRDQGRGGGTGRAPARGGAGPRLARGPHPDRTHPSAAVPVCPRSASASPLTPCSAPRSAHRCAPAGERRKPSAGGSPASVRRRPEASPVQKKEKKDKERENEKEKSALARERSLKKRQSLPASPRASPRPRLSAATAAELSPKSKARPSSPSTSRHRPASPCPSPGPGHALPPKPPSPRGTTASPKGRVRRKDEAKESPSAAGPEDKNQSKGKASDEREPAAPASPAPSPVPSPTPAQPQKEQPTAEIPADTAVLTTPPAPASPATPNKPMAGTTDREEATRLLAEKRRQAREQREREEQERRLQAERDKRMREEQLAREAEARAEREAEARRREEQEAREKAQAEQEEQERLQKQKEEAEARSREEAERQRLEREKHFQREEQERQERKKRLEEIMKRTRKSEAAETKQKQDRKEAKANNSSPDPAKAGEARPLGLQKEAVQKEEPAPQEPQWSLPSKESPGSLVNGLQPLPAHQENGFSPKGPSGDKSLGRTPEALLPFAEAEAFLKKAVVQPPQVTEVL; the protein is encoded by the exons CTTTGGCAGCCAGGATGCCCCCAGAGCCAAGACCTTCTCCAGAAGGTGACCCCtccccaccgccaccaccaccaccgatGTCAGCCTTGGTTCCCGACACTCCCCCGGATACCCCTCCTGCCATGAAGAATGCCACTAGCCCTAAGCAGCTCCCACTGGAACCAGAGAGCCCCTCAGGGCTGGTAGGGCCTAGGCCAGCCCCCCAGCAGGAAGAGTCGCCTTTCTCAGAAGTGAAGATCAGGGGACCCACCCCACCAGCCACAGGCCCACGGGATGCCAGGCCTCCTCGAAGGAGCAGCCAACCATCCCCAACGGCAGTGCCAGCTTCTGACAGCCCTCCCACCAAGCAAG ACGTAAAGAAGTCAGGAGAGAGGCACAAGCTGGCAAAGGAGAGGCGAGAAGAGCGGGCCAAGTACCTGG CGGCCAAGAAGGCGGTGTggctggagaaggaggagaaggccaAGGCGCTGCGGGAGAAACAGCTCCAGGAGCGCCGGCGGCGGCTGGAGGAGCAGCGGCTCAAAGCCGAGCAGCGCCGGGCGGCCCTGGAGGAGCGGCAGCGGCAGAAGCTGGAGAAGAATAAG gaGCGCTATGAAGCAGCCATCCAGCGGTCAGTGAAGAAGACTTGGGCCGAAATCCGGCAGCAGCGCTGGTCCTGGGCAGGGGCCCTGCACCACAGCTCCCCAGGACACAAGACCA GTGGGAGCAGGTGCTCCGTGTCGGCAGTAAACCTGCCCAAACACGTGGACTCTATAATCAACAAGCGGCTCTCAAAGTCCTCTGCCACGCTCTGGAACTCCCCCAGTAGAA ATCGCAGCCTGCAGCTGAGCGCATGGGAGAGCAGCATCGTGGACCGTCTGATGACGCCCACCCTCTCCTTCCTGGCACGGAGTCGCAGTGCGGTCACACTGCCACGAAACGGCCGGGACCAGGGTAGGGGTGGCGGCACCGGGAGAGCccccgcgaggggcggggcagggcccCGCCTCGCGCGTGGGCCTCACCCAGACCGCACTCATCCCTCCGCAGCCGTGCCGGTGTGTCCGCGCTCGGCCTCCGCCAGCCCCCTGACACCGTGCAGCGCCCCCCGAAGCGCGCACCGCTGCGCCCCCGCCGGGGAGCGCCGCAAGCCCAGCGCGGGGGGCAGCCCCGCCTCGGTGCGCCGCCGGCCCGAGGCCTCGCCG GtgcagaaaaaggagaagaaggacaAGGAGCGGGAAAACGAGAAGGAGAAGAGTGCCCTGGCCCGCGAGCGCAGCCTCAAGAAGCGGCAGTCACTGCCTGCCTCTCCGCGCGCCTCTCCGCGCCCGCGCCTCTCCGCTGCCACTGCTGCCGAGCTCAG TCCCAAATCCAAGGCCCGGCCATCCTCTCCTTCCACATCCCGGCACAggcctgcctctccctgccccagcccaggacCAGGCCACGCTCTGCCTCCAAAACCACCATCCCCCCGAGGCACCACTGCATCACCCAAGGGGCGGGTTCGGAGGAAGGATGAAGCGAAGGAGAGCCCCAGTGCCGCAGGGCCTGAGGACAAGAACCAGAGCAAGGGCAAGGCCAGTGACGAGAGGGAGCCCGCAGCCCCTGCCTCTCCAGCACCCTCGCCTGTGCCCtcacccaccccagcccagccccagaagGAGCAGCCCACGGCGGAGATCCCTGCAG ATACTGCTGTCCTGaccacacccccagcccctgcttccCCAGCGACCCCTAACAAACCCATGGCGGGCACCACAGACCGAGAGGAAGCCACTCGCCTCCTGGCTGAGAAGCGGCGCCAGGCCCGGGAGCAGCGGGAGCGCGAGGAACAGGAGCGGAGGCTGCAGGCAGAAAGGGACAA GCGAATGCGAGAGGAGCAGCTGGCGCGGGAGGCCGAGGCCCGGGCTGAGCGGGAGGCCGAGGCCCGGAGGCGGGAGGAGCAGGAGGCCCGCGAGAAGGCGCAGGCggagcaggaggagcaggagcggCTGCAGAAGCAG AAAGAGGAGGCCGAAGCTCGGTCCCGGGAAGAAGCAGAGCGGCAGCGTCTGGAGCGGGAAAAGCACTTCCAGCGGGAGGAGCAGGAGCGGCAAGAGCGCAAAAAG CGCCTAGAGGAGATAATGAAGAGGACTCGGAAGTCAGAAGCTGCTGAAACCAAG CAGAAGCAAGACAGAAAGGAGGCAAAAGCCAACAATTCCAGCCCAG ACCCTGCAAAAGCCGGGGAGGCTCGGCCATTGGGGCTGCAGAAGGAGGCTGTGCAGAAAGAGGAGCCTGCCCCCCAGGAGCCTCAGTGGAG CCTGCCAAGCAAGGAGTCACCGGGGTCCCTGGTGAATGGCCTGCAGCCTCTCCCAGCGCACCAGGAGAATGGCTTCTCCCCTAAGGGACCCTCTGGGGACAAGAGTCTGGGCCGAACGCCAGAGGCACTCCTGCCCTTCGCAGAGGCAGAAGCCTTCCTCAAGAAAGCTGTGGTTCAGCCCCCACAGGTCACAG AAGTCCTTTAA
- the MAP7D1 gene encoding MAP7 domain-containing protein 1 isoform X2, whose product MESGPHAEPGVGAPPALAARMPPEPRPSPEGDPSPPPPPPPMSALVPDTPPDTPPAMKNATSPKQLPLEPESPSGLVGPRPAPQQEESPFSEVKIRGPTPPATGPRDARPPRRSSQPSPTAVPASDSPPTKQDVKKSGERHKLAKERREERAKYLAAKKAVWLEKEEKAKALREKQLQERRRRLEEQRLKAEQRRAALEERQRQKLEKNKERYEAAIQRSVKKTWAEIRQQRWSWAGALHHSSPGHKTSGSRCSVSAVNLPKHVDSIINKRLSKSSATLWNSPSRNRSLQLSAWESSIVDRLMTPTLSFLARSRSAVTLPRNGRDQGRGGGTGRAPARGGAGPRLARGPHPDRTHPSAAVPVCPRSASASPLTPCSAPRSAHRCAPAGERRKPSAGGSPASVRRRPEASPVQKKEKKDKERENEKEKSALARERSLKKRQSLPASPRASPRPRLSAATAAELSPKSKARPSSPSTSRHRPASPCPSPGPGHALPPKPPSPRGTTASPKGRVRRKDEAKESPSAAGPEDKNQSKGKASDEREPAAPASPAPSPVPSPTPAQPQKEQPTAEIPADTAVLTTPPAPASPATPNKPMAGTTDREEATRLLAEKRRQAREQREREEQERRLQAERDKRMREEQLAREAEARAEREAEARRREEQEAREKAQAEQEEQERLQKQKEEAEARSREEAERQRLEREKHFQREEQERQERKKRLEEIMKRTRKSEAAETKKQDRKEAKANNSSPDPAKAGEARPLGLQKEAVQKEEPAPQEPQWSLPSKESPGSLVNGLQPLPAHQENGFSPKGPSGDKSLGRTPEALLPFAEAEAFLKKAVVQPPQVTEVL is encoded by the exons CTTTGGCAGCCAGGATGCCCCCAGAGCCAAGACCTTCTCCAGAAGGTGACCCCtccccaccgccaccaccaccaccgatGTCAGCCTTGGTTCCCGACACTCCCCCGGATACCCCTCCTGCCATGAAGAATGCCACTAGCCCTAAGCAGCTCCCACTGGAACCAGAGAGCCCCTCAGGGCTGGTAGGGCCTAGGCCAGCCCCCCAGCAGGAAGAGTCGCCTTTCTCAGAAGTGAAGATCAGGGGACCCACCCCACCAGCCACAGGCCCACGGGATGCCAGGCCTCCTCGAAGGAGCAGCCAACCATCCCCAACGGCAGTGCCAGCTTCTGACAGCCCTCCCACCAAGCAAG ACGTAAAGAAGTCAGGAGAGAGGCACAAGCTGGCAAAGGAGAGGCGAGAAGAGCGGGCCAAGTACCTGG CGGCCAAGAAGGCGGTGTggctggagaaggaggagaaggccaAGGCGCTGCGGGAGAAACAGCTCCAGGAGCGCCGGCGGCGGCTGGAGGAGCAGCGGCTCAAAGCCGAGCAGCGCCGGGCGGCCCTGGAGGAGCGGCAGCGGCAGAAGCTGGAGAAGAATAAG gaGCGCTATGAAGCAGCCATCCAGCGGTCAGTGAAGAAGACTTGGGCCGAAATCCGGCAGCAGCGCTGGTCCTGGGCAGGGGCCCTGCACCACAGCTCCCCAGGACACAAGACCA GTGGGAGCAGGTGCTCCGTGTCGGCAGTAAACCTGCCCAAACACGTGGACTCTATAATCAACAAGCGGCTCTCAAAGTCCTCTGCCACGCTCTGGAACTCCCCCAGTAGAA ATCGCAGCCTGCAGCTGAGCGCATGGGAGAGCAGCATCGTGGACCGTCTGATGACGCCCACCCTCTCCTTCCTGGCACGGAGTCGCAGTGCGGTCACACTGCCACGAAACGGCCGGGACCAGGGTAGGGGTGGCGGCACCGGGAGAGCccccgcgaggggcggggcagggcccCGCCTCGCGCGTGGGCCTCACCCAGACCGCACTCATCCCTCCGCAGCCGTGCCGGTGTGTCCGCGCTCGGCCTCCGCCAGCCCCCTGACACCGTGCAGCGCCCCCCGAAGCGCGCACCGCTGCGCCCCCGCCGGGGAGCGCCGCAAGCCCAGCGCGGGGGGCAGCCCCGCCTCGGTGCGCCGCCGGCCCGAGGCCTCGCCG GtgcagaaaaaggagaagaaggacaAGGAGCGGGAAAACGAGAAGGAGAAGAGTGCCCTGGCCCGCGAGCGCAGCCTCAAGAAGCGGCAGTCACTGCCTGCCTCTCCGCGCGCCTCTCCGCGCCCGCGCCTCTCCGCTGCCACTGCTGCCGAGCTCAG TCCCAAATCCAAGGCCCGGCCATCCTCTCCTTCCACATCCCGGCACAggcctgcctctccctgccccagcccaggacCAGGCCACGCTCTGCCTCCAAAACCACCATCCCCCCGAGGCACCACTGCATCACCCAAGGGGCGGGTTCGGAGGAAGGATGAAGCGAAGGAGAGCCCCAGTGCCGCAGGGCCTGAGGACAAGAACCAGAGCAAGGGCAAGGCCAGTGACGAGAGGGAGCCCGCAGCCCCTGCCTCTCCAGCACCCTCGCCTGTGCCCtcacccaccccagcccagccccagaagGAGCAGCCCACGGCGGAGATCCCTGCAG ATACTGCTGTCCTGaccacacccccagcccctgcttccCCAGCGACCCCTAACAAACCCATGGCGGGCACCACAGACCGAGAGGAAGCCACTCGCCTCCTGGCTGAGAAGCGGCGCCAGGCCCGGGAGCAGCGGGAGCGCGAGGAACAGGAGCGGAGGCTGCAGGCAGAAAGGGACAA GCGAATGCGAGAGGAGCAGCTGGCGCGGGAGGCCGAGGCCCGGGCTGAGCGGGAGGCCGAGGCCCGGAGGCGGGAGGAGCAGGAGGCCCGCGAGAAGGCGCAGGCggagcaggaggagcaggagcggCTGCAGAAGCAG AAAGAGGAGGCCGAAGCTCGGTCCCGGGAAGAAGCAGAGCGGCAGCGTCTGGAGCGGGAAAAGCACTTCCAGCGGGAGGAGCAGGAGCGGCAAGAGCGCAAAAAG CGCCTAGAGGAGATAATGAAGAGGACTCGGAAGTCAGAAGCTGCTGAAACCAAG AAGCAAGACAGAAAGGAGGCAAAAGCCAACAATTCCAGCCCAG ACCCTGCAAAAGCCGGGGAGGCTCGGCCATTGGGGCTGCAGAAGGAGGCTGTGCAGAAAGAGGAGCCTGCCCCCCAGGAGCCTCAGTGGAG CCTGCCAAGCAAGGAGTCACCGGGGTCCCTGGTGAATGGCCTGCAGCCTCTCCCAGCGCACCAGGAGAATGGCTTCTCCCCTAAGGGACCCTCTGGGGACAAGAGTCTGGGCCGAACGCCAGAGGCACTCCTGCCCTTCGCAGAGGCAGAAGCCTTCCTCAAGAAAGCTGTGGTTCAGCCCCCACAGGTCACAG AAGTCCTTTAA
- the MAP7D1 gene encoding MAP7 domain-containing protein 1 isoform X8: protein MESGPHAEPGVGAPPALAARMPPEPRPSPEGDPSPPPPPPPMSALVPDTPPDTPPAMKNATSPKQLPLEPESPSGLVGPRPAPQQEESPFSEVKIRGPTPPATGPRDARPPRRSSQPSPTAVPASDSPPTKQDVKKSGERHKLAKERREERAKYLAAKKAVWLEKEEKAKALREKQLQERRRRLEEQRLKAEQRRAALEERQRQKLEKNKERYEAAIQRSVKKTWAEIRQQRWSWAGALHHSSPGHKTNRSLQLSAWESSIVDRLMTPTLSFLARSRSAVTLPRNGRDQAVPVCPRSASASPLTPCSAPRSAHRCAPAGERRKPSAGGSPASVRRRPEASPVQKKEKKDKERENEKEKSALARERSLKKRQSLPASPRASPRPRLSAATAAELSPKSKARPSSPSTSRHRPASPCPSPGPGHALPPKPPSPRGTTASPKGRVRRKDEAKESPSAAGPEDKNQSKGKASDEREPAAPASPAPSPVPSPTPAQPQKEQPTAEIPADTAVLTTPPAPASPATPNKPMAGTTDREEATRLLAEKRRQAREQREREEQERRLQAERDKRMREEQLAREAEARAEREAEARRREEQEAREKAQAEQEEQERLQKQKEEAEARSREEAERQRLEREKHFQREEQERQERKKRLEEIMKRTRKSEAAETKKQDRKEAKANNSSPDPAKAGEARPLGLQKEAVQKEEPAPQEPQWSLPSKESPGSLVNGLQPLPAHQENGFSPKGPSGDKSLGRTPEALLPFAEAEAFLKKAVVQPPQVTEVL, encoded by the exons CTTTGGCAGCCAGGATGCCCCCAGAGCCAAGACCTTCTCCAGAAGGTGACCCCtccccaccgccaccaccaccaccgatGTCAGCCTTGGTTCCCGACACTCCCCCGGATACCCCTCCTGCCATGAAGAATGCCACTAGCCCTAAGCAGCTCCCACTGGAACCAGAGAGCCCCTCAGGGCTGGTAGGGCCTAGGCCAGCCCCCCAGCAGGAAGAGTCGCCTTTCTCAGAAGTGAAGATCAGGGGACCCACCCCACCAGCCACAGGCCCACGGGATGCCAGGCCTCCTCGAAGGAGCAGCCAACCATCCCCAACGGCAGTGCCAGCTTCTGACAGCCCTCCCACCAAGCAAG ACGTAAAGAAGTCAGGAGAGAGGCACAAGCTGGCAAAGGAGAGGCGAGAAGAGCGGGCCAAGTACCTGG CGGCCAAGAAGGCGGTGTggctggagaaggaggagaaggccaAGGCGCTGCGGGAGAAACAGCTCCAGGAGCGCCGGCGGCGGCTGGAGGAGCAGCGGCTCAAAGCCGAGCAGCGCCGGGCGGCCCTGGAGGAGCGGCAGCGGCAGAAGCTGGAGAAGAATAAG gaGCGCTATGAAGCAGCCATCCAGCGGTCAGTGAAGAAGACTTGGGCCGAAATCCGGCAGCAGCGCTGGTCCTGGGCAGGGGCCCTGCACCACAGCTCCCCAGGACACAAGACCA ATCGCAGCCTGCAGCTGAGCGCATGGGAGAGCAGCATCGTGGACCGTCTGATGACGCCCACCCTCTCCTTCCTGGCACGGAGTCGCAGTGCGGTCACACTGCCACGAAACGGCCGGGACCAGG CCGTGCCGGTGTGTCCGCGCTCGGCCTCCGCCAGCCCCCTGACACCGTGCAGCGCCCCCCGAAGCGCGCACCGCTGCGCCCCCGCCGGGGAGCGCCGCAAGCCCAGCGCGGGGGGCAGCCCCGCCTCGGTGCGCCGCCGGCCCGAGGCCTCGCCG GtgcagaaaaaggagaagaaggacaAGGAGCGGGAAAACGAGAAGGAGAAGAGTGCCCTGGCCCGCGAGCGCAGCCTCAAGAAGCGGCAGTCACTGCCTGCCTCTCCGCGCGCCTCTCCGCGCCCGCGCCTCTCCGCTGCCACTGCTGCCGAGCTCAG TCCCAAATCCAAGGCCCGGCCATCCTCTCCTTCCACATCCCGGCACAggcctgcctctccctgccccagcccaggacCAGGCCACGCTCTGCCTCCAAAACCACCATCCCCCCGAGGCACCACTGCATCACCCAAGGGGCGGGTTCGGAGGAAGGATGAAGCGAAGGAGAGCCCCAGTGCCGCAGGGCCTGAGGACAAGAACCAGAGCAAGGGCAAGGCCAGTGACGAGAGGGAGCCCGCAGCCCCTGCCTCTCCAGCACCCTCGCCTGTGCCCtcacccaccccagcccagccccagaagGAGCAGCCCACGGCGGAGATCCCTGCAG ATACTGCTGTCCTGaccacacccccagcccctgcttccCCAGCGACCCCTAACAAACCCATGGCGGGCACCACAGACCGAGAGGAAGCCACTCGCCTCCTGGCTGAGAAGCGGCGCCAGGCCCGGGAGCAGCGGGAGCGCGAGGAACAGGAGCGGAGGCTGCAGGCAGAAAGGGACAA GCGAATGCGAGAGGAGCAGCTGGCGCGGGAGGCCGAGGCCCGGGCTGAGCGGGAGGCCGAGGCCCGGAGGCGGGAGGAGCAGGAGGCCCGCGAGAAGGCGCAGGCggagcaggaggagcaggagcggCTGCAGAAGCAG AAAGAGGAGGCCGAAGCTCGGTCCCGGGAAGAAGCAGAGCGGCAGCGTCTGGAGCGGGAAAAGCACTTCCAGCGGGAGGAGCAGGAGCGGCAAGAGCGCAAAAAG CGCCTAGAGGAGATAATGAAGAGGACTCGGAAGTCAGAAGCTGCTGAAACCAAG AAGCAAGACAGAAAGGAGGCAAAAGCCAACAATTCCAGCCCAG ACCCTGCAAAAGCCGGGGAGGCTCGGCCATTGGGGCTGCAGAAGGAGGCTGTGCAGAAAGAGGAGCCTGCCCCCCAGGAGCCTCAGTGGAG CCTGCCAAGCAAGGAGTCACCGGGGTCCCTGGTGAATGGCCTGCAGCCTCTCCCAGCGCACCAGGAGAATGGCTTCTCCCCTAAGGGACCCTCTGGGGACAAGAGTCTGGGCCGAACGCCAGAGGCACTCCTGCCCTTCGCAGAGGCAGAAGCCTTCCTCAAGAAAGCTGTGGTTCAGCCCCCACAGGTCACAG AAGTCCTTTAA
- the MAP7D1 gene encoding MAP7 domain-containing protein 1 isoform X6, producing the protein MESGPHAEPGVGAPPALAARMPPEPRPSPEGDPSPPPPPPPMSALVPDTPPDTPPAMKNATSPKQLPLEPESPSGLVGPRPAPQQEESPFSEVKIRGPTPPATGPRDARPPRRSSQPSPTAVPASDSPPTKQDVKKSGERHKLAKERREERAKYLAAKKAVWLEKEEKAKALREKQLQERRRRLEEQRLKAEQRRAALEERQRQKLEKNKERYEAAIQRSVKKTWAEIRQQRWSWAGALHHSSPGHKTNRSLQLSAWESSIVDRLMTPTLSFLARSRSAVTLPRNGRDQGRGGGTGRAPARGGAGPRLARGPHPDRTHPSAAVPVCPRSASASPLTPCSAPRSAHRCAPAGERRKPSAGGSPASVRRRPEASPVQKKEKKDKERENEKEKSALARERSLKKRQSLPASPRASPRPRLSAATAAELSPKSKARPSSPSTSRHRPASPCPSPGPGHALPPKPPSPRGTTASPKGRVRRKDEAKESPSAAGPEDKNQSKGKASDEREPAAPASPAPSPVPSPTPAQPQKEQPTAEIPADTAVLTTPPAPASPATPNKPMAGTTDREEATRLLAEKRRQAREQREREEQERRLQAERDKRMREEQLAREAEARAEREAEARRREEQEAREKAQAEQEEQERLQKQKEEAEARSREEAERQRLEREKHFQREEQERQERKKRLEEIMKRTRKSEAAETKKQDRKEAKANNSSPDPAKAGEARPLGLQKEAVQKEEPAPQEPQWSLPSKESPGSLVNGLQPLPAHQENGFSPKGPSGDKSLGRTPEALLPFAEAEAFLKKAVVQPPQVTEVL; encoded by the exons CTTTGGCAGCCAGGATGCCCCCAGAGCCAAGACCTTCTCCAGAAGGTGACCCCtccccaccgccaccaccaccaccgatGTCAGCCTTGGTTCCCGACACTCCCCCGGATACCCCTCCTGCCATGAAGAATGCCACTAGCCCTAAGCAGCTCCCACTGGAACCAGAGAGCCCCTCAGGGCTGGTAGGGCCTAGGCCAGCCCCCCAGCAGGAAGAGTCGCCTTTCTCAGAAGTGAAGATCAGGGGACCCACCCCACCAGCCACAGGCCCACGGGATGCCAGGCCTCCTCGAAGGAGCAGCCAACCATCCCCAACGGCAGTGCCAGCTTCTGACAGCCCTCCCACCAAGCAAG ACGTAAAGAAGTCAGGAGAGAGGCACAAGCTGGCAAAGGAGAGGCGAGAAGAGCGGGCCAAGTACCTGG CGGCCAAGAAGGCGGTGTggctggagaaggaggagaaggccaAGGCGCTGCGGGAGAAACAGCTCCAGGAGCGCCGGCGGCGGCTGGAGGAGCAGCGGCTCAAAGCCGAGCAGCGCCGGGCGGCCCTGGAGGAGCGGCAGCGGCAGAAGCTGGAGAAGAATAAG gaGCGCTATGAAGCAGCCATCCAGCGGTCAGTGAAGAAGACTTGGGCCGAAATCCGGCAGCAGCGCTGGTCCTGGGCAGGGGCCCTGCACCACAGCTCCCCAGGACACAAGACCA ATCGCAGCCTGCAGCTGAGCGCATGGGAGAGCAGCATCGTGGACCGTCTGATGACGCCCACCCTCTCCTTCCTGGCACGGAGTCGCAGTGCGGTCACACTGCCACGAAACGGCCGGGACCAGGGTAGGGGTGGCGGCACCGGGAGAGCccccgcgaggggcggggcagggcccCGCCTCGCGCGTGGGCCTCACCCAGACCGCACTCATCCCTCCGCAGCCGTGCCGGTGTGTCCGCGCTCGGCCTCCGCCAGCCCCCTGACACCGTGCAGCGCCCCCCGAAGCGCGCACCGCTGCGCCCCCGCCGGGGAGCGCCGCAAGCCCAGCGCGGGGGGCAGCCCCGCCTCGGTGCGCCGCCGGCCCGAGGCCTCGCCG GtgcagaaaaaggagaagaaggacaAGGAGCGGGAAAACGAGAAGGAGAAGAGTGCCCTGGCCCGCGAGCGCAGCCTCAAGAAGCGGCAGTCACTGCCTGCCTCTCCGCGCGCCTCTCCGCGCCCGCGCCTCTCCGCTGCCACTGCTGCCGAGCTCAG TCCCAAATCCAAGGCCCGGCCATCCTCTCCTTCCACATCCCGGCACAggcctgcctctccctgccccagcccaggacCAGGCCACGCTCTGCCTCCAAAACCACCATCCCCCCGAGGCACCACTGCATCACCCAAGGGGCGGGTTCGGAGGAAGGATGAAGCGAAGGAGAGCCCCAGTGCCGCAGGGCCTGAGGACAAGAACCAGAGCAAGGGCAAGGCCAGTGACGAGAGGGAGCCCGCAGCCCCTGCCTCTCCAGCACCCTCGCCTGTGCCCtcacccaccccagcccagccccagaagGAGCAGCCCACGGCGGAGATCCCTGCAG ATACTGCTGTCCTGaccacacccccagcccctgcttccCCAGCGACCCCTAACAAACCCATGGCGGGCACCACAGACCGAGAGGAAGCCACTCGCCTCCTGGCTGAGAAGCGGCGCCAGGCCCGGGAGCAGCGGGAGCGCGAGGAACAGGAGCGGAGGCTGCAGGCAGAAAGGGACAA GCGAATGCGAGAGGAGCAGCTGGCGCGGGAGGCCGAGGCCCGGGCTGAGCGGGAGGCCGAGGCCCGGAGGCGGGAGGAGCAGGAGGCCCGCGAGAAGGCGCAGGCggagcaggaggagcaggagcggCTGCAGAAGCAG AAAGAGGAGGCCGAAGCTCGGTCCCGGGAAGAAGCAGAGCGGCAGCGTCTGGAGCGGGAAAAGCACTTCCAGCGGGAGGAGCAGGAGCGGCAAGAGCGCAAAAAG CGCCTAGAGGAGATAATGAAGAGGACTCGGAAGTCAGAAGCTGCTGAAACCAAG AAGCAAGACAGAAAGGAGGCAAAAGCCAACAATTCCAGCCCAG ACCCTGCAAAAGCCGGGGAGGCTCGGCCATTGGGGCTGCAGAAGGAGGCTGTGCAGAAAGAGGAGCCTGCCCCCCAGGAGCCTCAGTGGAG CCTGCCAAGCAAGGAGTCACCGGGGTCCCTGGTGAATGGCCTGCAGCCTCTCCCAGCGCACCAGGAGAATGGCTTCTCCCCTAAGGGACCCTCTGGGGACAAGAGTCTGGGCCGAACGCCAGAGGCACTCCTGCCCTTCGCAGAGGCAGAAGCCTTCCTCAAGAAAGCTGTGGTTCAGCCCCCACAGGTCACAG AAGTCCTTTAA